Within the Thermus tengchongensis genome, the region AAGGCCACTTCCCGCTCGGCCACCCCGGGCTTCAGGAGCCCTAAGGCGTGGGCCAGGGCCTCTTCGGCCAGGGCCTGGGCCTTCCGGATCTGGGCCACCTCCTCCGGGGCCTTCTTCAGGCGCAGACGCTCCACCACCCCCTTGGTGGGCACCCACTCCGCGGGGGCAAGCTCCCGCAGGCGTTCCAGGGCGGCGTAGGGGAGGTGCTCGGCCTCAAAGCCCACCCGGCCCCTTAGGCCCTTGAAGACCTCCTCCTTCTCCTCACGTCTCAGGACCTTGGCGGGGATGCGGCTTTCCCTTTCCGCCTCGGGGTAGCGGGGGTCGGTGAGGAGGAAGGCCTCCCCCTCCAGGAGGAGGACCTGGGCGTCCTCGGGGTGGGGAAAGCCGGAGAGGTAGCGGACGTTTTCTGGACGGGTGATGTAGAGGGCGTCTAGCCCCAGGGAGTCCAGCAGGGTCTTGGGGTCCAACACGGGGCCACTATACCACTCGCCTAGCCCTCCTCCAGGTTTACGCCCCGGTAGACCTCGTCCACCGCCAGCTCCAAGGAGGGGCAGGGGAGGGGGAGGCTTTCCCCCGGTCCCAGGCGGAGGTAGGTCCACTTGTTTCCCTCCCGCAGGTAGGCCTCGAGGCCCACCCGGCGGCTGTCCAGGAGGAGGTAGGCCCGCAAGGAGGGGAGCCTGAGGTAGTGCCATAGCTTCTTCCCCCGGTCCAGGTCCTCGGTGCTTTCCGAGCGGATGGGGCTTTGCTCCTCCAGTTGGAGGTAGGCCTCGAGGCTGAGGGCCTTTCCCGAGGGTTCGGCCATGCCCTTATCCTAGCTTCGCCACGCTAAAGCGCACCCGGCCTTCCTCGTCCTCCAGCAGGGTGGTGTGGCCGGGGAAGAGGCCTGGGGCAAACTCCAGGGCCAAGACCTCCTCGGCGATCCAGCCGCCGTGCCGCTTTAGGGCCTCCAGGTATGGCCCTTCCGCCTCGTAGCCCACCCGGATGCGGTCGGAGACCTTCAGGCCCATCTCCTTGCGGGTCTGCTGCAGGTGGCGGATGAGGTCCCGGGCCAGGCCCTCAAGCCTCAGCGCCTCCGTGACCCTGACCTCCAAGGCGGCCACGTACCCGTCCTTCTCCAGGGCCTGGTACCCCTCGGGGGCCTGGGCTTCCAAAAGCACTTCCTCGGGCGCGAGGACCAGGGTTTCCCCTTCCACCGTTAGCGCCACGGGCTCCCCCTTCAGGACCAACCTGGCCACCCTTTCGGCCTCCCTTTGCAGGGCCTCGCGGAGGGCAGGCACCCGCTTGCCGTACTTCTTCCCCAAAAGCTTCAGGTTGGGAAGGACGCGGTAGGAGAGGACCTCCTCTCCCGGCTCCAAAACCCGCACCTCCTTGACGTTGAGCTCCTCGGCGATCTCGGGGGCGAAGTGCCTTAAGCCCTCCCGCTCCAAGGCGCTGGGGGCGGTGAGGAGGAGAAGGGGGAGGGGGGTACGGGTCTTGACCCCGCTTCTGGCCCTGGCCGAGCGGGCCAGGTCTACCACCTTGAGCACGGCGCGCATCTTGGCCACCAGCTCCGCGTCCACCAGGCGGGGATCCACCTCCGGCCAGTCGGCGAGGTGCACGGAGAGGGGGGCCTCAGGGCGCACGGAGCGCACCAGGTTCTGCCAGAGCACCTCCGCCAGGAAGGGGGTGAAGGGGGCGGAGAGGGTGGCGACGAGGACCAGGGCCTCGTACAGGGTAGCGTAGGCGGCCTCCCGGTCCAAGGCGTCCTCGTTCTTCCAGTACCGCCTCCTTCCACGGCGTACGTACCACTGGGAAAGGTCCTCCACCACGAAGTCCCGCAGAGCGCGGGCGCTGGTGGTGGGGTCGTAGGCCTCGAGGGCCTCCGTCACCTTCTGGATTAGGTCCTGCATCCGGGCGAGAAGCCAGCGGTCCAGCTCGGGGCGCTTCTCCGGAGGGGGCGGGTTCCTCAGGTCCGGTCGGTCCAGGTTGGCGTAGGTGACGAAGAAGCTGTACACGTTCCAAAGGGTGAGGAAGTAATCCCGCACCGTCTCCCGCACCAGGTTGGGCCCAAAGCGGCGGTCCGCCTCCGGGGGCGCAGAGATGTAGATGTACCACCTGAGGGCGTCGGCCCCAAACTCCCGGATGATGTCCCAGGGGTCCACCACGTTCCCCTTGGACTTGCTCATCTTCTGGCCCTTTTCGTCCAGGATGAGGCCGTGGCAGATGACGTTCTTGAAGGCGATGGAGCCGAAGAGCATCACCCCCAGTTGGTGCAGGGAGTTGAACCAGCCCCGGGTCTGGTCGATGCCCTCGGCGATGAAGTCGGCGGGGAAGGCCTCCTTGAACTCCTCCTGGTTCTCAAAGGGGTAGTGCAAGGAGGCGAAGGGCATGGCCCCGGAGTCGTACCAGACGTCGATCACGTAGGGCACCCGCCGCATGGTGCCTCCGCAGGCGCAGCGGAGCTCCACCCGGTCCACATGGGGGCGGTGGGGGTCGAAGGGCTCGGGGAGGGGATGGGTGGCCCGCTCCCGGAGCTCGGCGATGCTCCCGATGGCCTCTTCTTTCCCGCAAGCGTCGCAGACCCAGATGGGCAAGGGGGTCCCCCAGTAGCGGTTGCGGCTTAGGGCCCAGTCCACCAGGTTCCTTAGCCACTCCCCGTAGCGCCCCTCCTTGATGTGGGGCGGGACCCAGTTGATCTCCTGGTTCTTCCGGATCAGCTCCTCTTTGAAGAGGGTGTTTTTGATGAACCAGGTTTCGGTGGCGTAGTACATGAGGGGGGTGGAGCACCGCCAGCAGTGGGGGTAGCTGTGGAGGTAGCTCTCCTCCTTGAAAAGGAGGCCTCGAGCCCGGAGGTCTTTCAGGATGGCCCGGTTGGCCTCGCGGAAAAAGAGGCCCTTAAAGGGCTCCACCAGGAGTTTGCCCTCCTCGTCCACCGTTTTCAGCACGGGAAGGCCGTAGCGGCGGCCCGTCTCCAGGTCCTCAGCCCCGAAGGCCGGAGCCTGGTGAACGATGCCCGTGCCGTCCTCCCGGCTCACGTACTCCGCCAGGACCACGAAGTAGCCCCGCTCCACCCCTTGGGGATAAGGAGGCTCGTAGGGGAGGCCCTCCAGCTCCTTGCCTGAGAAGGTCTTGAGGATGGGGGTTTCCTCGCCCAAGAGCTTTTTCCCCAGGCTTTCCTCCAGGATGAGGGCCTCTTCCTCCTCCTGGAAGGCGGCGTAGGTGAACTCCGGGTGTACCGCCGCCGCCACGTTTCCGGGCAGGGTCCAGGGGGTGGTGGTCCAGATGAGGAGGCTGGCCTTTTCCAGGCCCAACCTCTGGGGCTCCTTCAGGGGCAGGCGCACGTAGACCGAGGGATCGGTGATCTCCTTGTAGCCCAAGGAGAGCTCGTGGGAGGAAAGCGGGGTGCCGCAGCGGGGACAGTAGGGCACCACCTTGTGGTCCCGGTAGAGGAGGCCCCGGTTGAAGAGCTCCTTCAGGCTCCACCAGATGCTTTCCACGTAGGTGGGGTGCAAGGTGGCGTAGGCGTTTTTCAGGTCCACCCAGTAGGCGATGCGCTCGGTGAAGGCCTCCCACTCCTTCTCATAGGTGAAGACCGACTCCCGGCAGGCCTGGTTGAAGCGCTCAATCCCGTAGGCCTCGATCTCCCGCTTGCTCTTTAGCCCCAGCTTCTTCTCCACCTCCAGTTCCACGGGAAGCCCGTGGGTGTCCCAGCCGGCTCGGCGGGGCACGTAGTAGCCCCGCATGGTCTTGTAGCGGGGGAAGAGGTCCTTGTAGCTCCGGGCCTGGGCGTGGCCCACGTGGGGCATGCCGTTGGCGGTGGGGGGGCCTTCGTATATGGTGTAACGGGGCCGCCCTTTGCGGTTTTCCACGCTTTTCTCAAAGATCCTCTCCTGCTTCCAAAACTCCAGGACCTCTTCCTCCAGCCTGGGAAAGTTGGGTTCGCCGACCTCCTTGAACATACGCTCCTCCCTAAAGGAACGCCCGCGCCTTTGGGGCGCGGACGAAAGCGCAAGGGCTTCCGCGGTACCACCGCGCTTCCTGGAGATAGCCTCCAGGCCCTCATTTTCGCGCGATTACGGGCGCACCCGGCGGGCATTACTCAGGGCTTTCCCTTTTCCTCCCGCGGCTCCGGGGTGATCTTCCCACCTTTCCTCACCACCGGGCTTCCACCCTCCCCGGCTCGCTCTGGGCTCTTGGAAAGGGGTACTCTCCCCATCCTCGCCTTTACAGCTCACGCCCCCTGGGGTAAAATCCCCCCTTGGCGGCTAAGCCCATGCTAGCAGCCCTCCTCTTCCTTGACAACGCCTGGGCTGGGTCTGCTAGAATCGAGCTAAGCCGGTCCGCTTCCCGACAAAAGGAGTAGCCATGGAGCTGTACTTGGATACGGCCAACTTGGAGGAGATACGGGAGATTGCCGCCTGGGGGGTGCTCTCCGGGGTGACCACCAACCCCACCTTGGTGGCTAAGGAGTATGCGGGCCGAGGGGCAAAGCTGACCGAGGAGGTTTTGTTCGCTCACCTACGGACCATATGCGAGGTGGTGAAGGGGCCCGTGTCCGCAGAGGTGACCACCTTGGAGGCAGGGGCCATGGTGGCGGAAGGACAGCGGCTTGCCGCCATCCACCCCCACATCGTGGTCAAGCTGCCCACCACCGAGGAGGGCTTGAAGGCTTGCAGGCGGCTTTCCGCCGAAGGCATTAAGGTCAACATGACCCTGATCTTTTCTGCCAACCAGGCCCTTTTGGCCGCCCGGGCAGGGGCGAGCTACGTTTCGCCCTTCTTGGGGAGGGTGGACGATATCTCCTGGGACGGCGGGGAGTTGTTGCGAGAGATCGTGGAGATTATCCAGGTGCAGAACCTGCCCGTCAAGGTTATCGCCGCCTCCATCCGCCACCCCCGCCATGTGACGGAGGCGGCTCTTTTGGGGGCGGACATCGCCACCATGCCCTACGGTGTGTTCAAACAGCTCCTCAGGCACCCGCTTACGGATATAGGCCTCAAGCGCTTCATGGAGGACTGGGAGAAGGTTAAGCCATGAGAAGAAAAGCGGATACCCAACAGGAAGCACCCCTTACCTACCAGGAGCTTTCGGCGAAGATCCTTCCGGAGCTTCACCTCCTGGCCCAGGAGGCGGGGATTGAGAACTACAAGCGCATGAAGAAGGACCAGCTCATCATGGCCCTCCTGGAGCGGCAGACCCAGGGGGAGGGCTTGCAGCTGGTCAAGGGCTACCTGGAGATCAGCCCGGATGGGTACGGGTTCATCACCGAGAACCTGTACAATCTGGATTCCAGAGTCGCCATCGTGTCCGCCGGGCTCATCCGGCAGTACGCCCTAAGAAGCGGGGACTACATCGTGGGCCGGGTGCGGCCGCCCCGGGATAACGAGCGCTACGGCACCCTCCTCAAGGTGGAGGCGGTGAACGACCTGGACCCCGAGGCGGCCAAGAACCGGCCCCGCTTTGACGAGCTCATCCCCCAGTTCCCCGACCGGCAGATCCGGCTGGAGACCACCCCCGATGAGCTTTCCACCCGGGTGATCGACCTCCTGGCCCCCATCGGCCGGGGGCAGCGGGGGCTGATCGTGGCCCCGCCCAAGGCGGGTAAGACCACCCTCCTCAAGAAGATCGCCAATGCGGTCCTGAAGAACGAGCCCGACATCAAGGTGATCGTGCTCCTCATCGACGAGCGCCCCGAGGAGGTCACGGACTTCCGGGAAAGCGTGCAGGGGGCCGAGGTCATCGCCAGTACCTTTGACGAGCCACCTCAGAACCACATCCGGGTGGCGGAGTTCGTGCACGAAAGGGCCAAGCGCATCGTGGAGGATGGGGGGCACGTGATGATCCTCCTGGACTCCATCACCCGCCTGGCCCGGGCCAACAACCTGGTGACGCCGCCCACGGGCCGCACCCTTTCAGGCGGTTTGGACTCCGCGGCCCTCTACTTCCCCAAGCGCTTCCTGGGGGCAGCCCGCAACATCCGGGGTGGGGGAAGCCTCACCATCCTGGCCACCGCCTTGGTGGAAACGGGAAGCCGCATGGACGACGTGATCTTTGAGGAGTTCAAGGGCACGGGCAACATGGAGCTTCACCTCTCCCGCCGCCTCGAGGAGCGCCGCATCTTCCCGGCCATCGACATCCTGAAGTCCGGGACCCGCCGGGAGGAGCTCCTCTTGGGCGAGGAGGTGGTGCACAAGATGTGGCTTCTGCGCAAGGTCCTGGCGGACATGGACCCGGCGGAGGCCATGGAGATGCTCCTGGCCCGCCTGGGGCGCACCAAGAACAACAAGGAGTTTCTGGCGTCCTTGGCCGCCCGTTAGGCGGGGTTTTCCCTTGGGGGGCGGGCTTTCCGCCCCCCAAGGCCTTGTGCCCCTTGCCTTTTCCCCGCTTGGTCCTGGTATAATCCCCGCGAGGTTTTGGCGGGGTTTGGGAGGTGAGCATTGCGGGGAATATGGGGAAGTTTATGGCTCTTGGTTTCCTCTTTGGCCTTCGCTAAGCTGCCTGTTCTTAGCCCCCTTCCCCTCCCGGAGAACACGGTGGAGGTGGGCCGGGTGGCCAAAAAAGGGTGGGTGCTCTATGAGGTAAAGCCTGGGGATACCTTGGCAGGAATTGCCGCCCGGTATGGGGTAGATCCCCGGCACATCATGTGGTCCAGCAACCTGCAAAGCGACCGCTTGCAGGTGGGGCAGAGGCTACTTATCCCCTTGGCGGCCGTGGAGGACCGTTCCCCCCGGGTACCCCCGGGGGTGGAGGTGTACCGGGTGCGCCCGGGGGATACCCTGCAGGGAGTGGCGAGCCGTTATGGTATAAGCGTTCTGGACCTAGTTTCTGCGAACCCTTCCTTAGAGAGCCTGGACCGGCTGGTGGCGGGGAGCGTCCTCTACATTCCAAGAAAGGCTAAGGGTTTGGTGGTATCCCTGCCCGAGGGGCAGACCCTGGTGGACCTGGCGGCCCGTTTCGGCCTCTCCCCAGTGGCGGTGGC harbors:
- a CDS encoding Uma2 family endonuclease; this translates as MAEPSGKALSLEAYLQLEEQSPIRSESTEDLDRGKKLWHYLRLPSLRAYLLLDSRRVGLEAYLREGNKWTYLRLGPGESLPLPCPSLELAVDEVYRGVNLEEG
- the fsa gene encoding fructose-6-phosphate aldolase, translating into MELYLDTANLEEIREIAAWGVLSGVTTNPTLVAKEYAGRGAKLTEEVLFAHLRTICEVVKGPVSAEVTTLEAGAMVAEGQRLAAIHPHIVVKLPTTEEGLKACRRLSAEGIKVNMTLIFSANQALLAARAGASYVSPFLGRVDDISWDGGELLREIVEIIQVQNLPVKVIAASIRHPRHVTEAALLGADIATMPYGVFKQLLRHPLTDIGLKRFMEDWEKVKP
- the ileS gene encoding isoleucine--tRNA ligase, whose protein sequence is MFKEVGEPNFPRLEEEVLEFWKQERIFEKSVENRKGRPRYTIYEGPPTANGMPHVGHAQARSYKDLFPRYKTMRGYYVPRRAGWDTHGLPVELEVEKKLGLKSKREIEAYGIERFNQACRESVFTYEKEWEAFTERIAYWVDLKNAYATLHPTYVESIWWSLKELFNRGLLYRDHKVVPYCPRCGTPLSSHELSLGYKEITDPSVYVRLPLKEPQRLGLEKASLLIWTTTPWTLPGNVAAAVHPEFTYAAFQEEEEALILEESLGKKLLGEETPILKTFSGKELEGLPYEPPYPQGVERGYFVVLAEYVSREDGTGIVHQAPAFGAEDLETGRRYGLPVLKTVDEEGKLLVEPFKGLFFREANRAILKDLRARGLLFKEESYLHSYPHCWRCSTPLMYYATETWFIKNTLFKEELIRKNQEINWVPPHIKEGRYGEWLRNLVDWALSRNRYWGTPLPIWVCDACGKEEAIGSIAELRERATHPLPEPFDPHRPHVDRVELRCACGGTMRRVPYVIDVWYDSGAMPFASLHYPFENQEEFKEAFPADFIAEGIDQTRGWFNSLHQLGVMLFGSIAFKNVICHGLILDEKGQKMSKSKGNVVDPWDIIREFGADALRWYIYISAPPEADRRFGPNLVRETVRDYFLTLWNVYSFFVTYANLDRPDLRNPPPPEKRPELDRWLLARMQDLIQKVTEALEAYDPTTSARALRDFVVEDLSQWYVRRGRRRYWKNEDALDREAAYATLYEALVLVATLSAPFTPFLAEVLWQNLVRSVRPEAPLSVHLADWPEVDPRLVDAELVAKMRAVLKVVDLARSARARSGVKTRTPLPLLLLTAPSALEREGLRHFAPEIAEELNVKEVRVLEPGEEVLSYRVLPNLKLLGKKYGKRVPALREALQREAERVARLVLKGEPVALTVEGETLVLAPEEVLLEAQAPEGYQALEKDGYVAALEVRVTEALRLEGLARDLIRHLQQTRKEMGLKVSDRIRVGYEAEGPYLEALKRHGGWIAEEVLALEFAPGLFPGHTTLLEDEEGRVRFSVAKLG
- the rho gene encoding transcription termination factor Rho, with amino-acid sequence MRRKADTQQEAPLTYQELSAKILPELHLLAQEAGIENYKRMKKDQLIMALLERQTQGEGLQLVKGYLEISPDGYGFITENLYNLDSRVAIVSAGLIRQYALRSGDYIVGRVRPPRDNERYGTLLKVEAVNDLDPEAAKNRPRFDELIPQFPDRQIRLETTPDELSTRVIDLLAPIGRGQRGLIVAPPKAGKTTLLKKIANAVLKNEPDIKVIVLLIDERPEEVTDFRESVQGAEVIASTFDEPPQNHIRVAEFVHERAKRIVEDGGHVMILLDSITRLARANNLVTPPTGRTLSGGLDSAALYFPKRFLGAARNIRGGGSLTILATALVETGSRMDDVIFEEFKGTGNMELHLSRRLEERRIFPAIDILKSGTRREELLLGEEVVHKMWLLRKVLADMDPAEAMEMLLARLGRTKNNKEFLASLAAR